From Streptomyces griseorubiginosus, one genomic window encodes:
- a CDS encoding serine hydrolase domain-containing protein: MTTDAPPTRPAPWPDDPPDLTDVLPPDGPPPDTSAADGEDLRQLDAADGEDLRRRLDAAVDAVDAPDVVFALSRHGHRTVRTGGTASPPPVPRHRLRYELGSASKTFTGLLLAQLTRTGPLSAGLPAAALLDPARRSGEDPGTPVTLAHLITHTAGLPALPADFFVRALPAWRTNPYARYPAERVIDAFLRHRPHHRPGTRWHYSNFGVAVLGHALAAATGTPWDDLLTGHVLRPLGLNGAALTPGGPDTDATGHRKDGTTPVPPLTVGGFQAAGAVRAAPHDLLTFLEAHLDPSGRPLAGALRTVRRPVLRRGIGHRHVHTMAWFQHPTERGPMYFHGGATLGQQAFLGFRPDTGTALAALCTRRFRARDAFVPTAYALLAEL, translated from the coding sequence ATGACGACCGACGCACCCCCGACCCGCCCCGCACCCTGGCCGGACGACCCACCCGACCTCACCGACGTACTCCCACCCGACGGCCCCCCGCCGGACACCTCCGCGGCGGACGGCGAGGACCTGCGGCAGCTCGACGCGGCGGACGGCGAGGACCTGCGGCGGCGGCTCGACGCGGCCGTCGACGCCGTGGACGCGCCGGACGTGGTCTTCGCCCTCTCCCGGCACGGTCACCGCACCGTGCGCACCGGCGGCACCGCATCGCCCCCGCCCGTCCCACGCCACCGGCTGCGCTACGAGTTGGGCTCGGCCTCCAAGACCTTCACCGGCCTGCTGCTGGCCCAACTGACCCGGACCGGGCCGCTGTCCGCGGGCCTGCCGGCCGCCGCCCTGCTGGACCCGGCCCGGCGATCCGGCGAGGACCCCGGCACCCCCGTCACCCTCGCCCATCTGATCACCCACACCGCCGGACTGCCCGCCCTGCCCGCCGACTTCTTCGTCCGCGCGCTGCCGGCCTGGCGCACCAACCCCTACGCCCGCTATCCGGCCGAGCGCGTGATCGACGCCTTCCTGCGCCACCGGCCGCACCACCGGCCCGGCACCCGCTGGCACTACTCCAACTTCGGTGTCGCCGTGCTCGGACACGCCCTGGCGGCGGCGACCGGCACCCCGTGGGACGACCTGCTCACCGGTCACGTGCTGCGCCCCCTGGGGCTGAACGGCGCCGCGCTCACCCCCGGCGGACCGGACACCGACGCCACCGGCCACCGCAAGGACGGGACGACGCCCGTGCCCCCTCTGACCGTCGGCGGCTTCCAGGCGGCCGGCGCCGTCCGGGCCGCCCCGCACGACCTGCTCACCTTCCTCGAAGCGCACCTGGATCCGTCGGGCCGGCCCCTGGCCGGTGCGCTGCGCACGGTCCGCCGCCCGGTGCTCCGGCGCGGGATCGGGCACCGGCACGTGCACACCATGGCCTGGTTCCAGCACCCCACGGAGCGCGGCCCGATGTACTTCCACGGTGGCGCGACCCTCGGTCAGCAGGCCTTCCTGGGCTTCCGGCCCGACACCGGCACGGCGCTGGCCGCCCTGTGCACCCGCCGCTTCCGCGCCCGCGACGCCTTCGTACCGACGGCGTACGCCCTGCTGGCCGAGCTCTGA